In Pseudomonas fakonensis, one DNA window encodes the following:
- a CDS encoding tetratricopeptide repeat protein codes for MNKSYALLLALALLQGCQSLAPKTDAQSPADADKQAEKPVVYGSFKQDTLYSLLVAELAGQRNRFDIALANYADQAEKTQDPGVSERAYRIAEYLGADEPALDSALIWARNDPQNLDAQRAAAIQLARAGRYDDSMVYMEKVLQGQGDTHFDFLALSAAETDQSTRDGLMQSFDRLLVKYPDNGQLVFGKALLLNQDNKPEQALDLLEAHPPQNGEIAPILLRARLLQAMDRGPEALPLLRGAIRDNPDDKRLRLTYARTLVEQDRIDDAKAEFESLLQQYPEDDEVRYSLALVCMETKHWDEAEGYLQEMVERDSNADAAHFNLGRIREERGLPASALREYALVGAGPDYLPAQLRQADILIANGRSAEASRLLAEAREAQPDYAIQLYLIEAESLGNNAKEAQADQVLQQAIKRYPDDLNLLYTRAMLAEKRDDLPEMEKDLRAIIAREPENAMALNALGYTLADRTTRYAEAKALIDKAHQLTPDDPAVLDSLGWVNYRMGKLDEAERLLRQAFERFPDHEVAAHLGEVLWANGKRREARQFWAKGFEAQPDSPILRKTLLRLTGSESL; via the coding sequence ATGAATAAATCCTACGCACTGCTGCTCGCCCTCGCCCTGCTTCAAGGCTGCCAGAGCCTGGCCCCGAAGACGGACGCCCAGTCGCCCGCCGACGCCGACAAGCAGGCGGAAAAACCGGTGGTGTACGGCTCGTTCAAGCAGGACACCCTGTACAGCCTGCTGGTGGCAGAGCTTGCCGGCCAGCGCAACCGCTTCGACATCGCCCTGGCCAACTACGCCGACCAGGCGGAAAAAACCCAGGACCCAGGGGTTTCCGAGCGCGCCTACCGCATTGCCGAATACCTTGGTGCTGACGAGCCGGCCTTGGACAGCGCGCTGATCTGGGCCCGCAACGACCCGCAAAACCTCGACGCCCAGCGCGCCGCCGCCATTCAGCTGGCCCGCGCCGGGCGCTACGACGACTCCATGGTGTACATGGAGAAGGTCCTGCAGGGCCAGGGCGACACCCATTTCGACTTCCTCGCGCTGTCCGCCGCCGAAACCGACCAAAGCACCCGCGACGGCCTGATGCAGAGCTTCGACCGCCTGCTGGTGAAATACCCCGACAACGGCCAGCTGGTGTTCGGCAAGGCGCTGCTGCTGAACCAGGACAACAAGCCCGAGCAAGCACTCGACCTGCTCGAGGCACACCCGCCGCAAAACGGCGAGATCGCCCCGATCCTGCTGCGCGCCCGCCTTTTGCAGGCCATGGACCGTGGCCCGGAAGCGCTGCCGCTGCTGCGCGGTGCGATCCGCGACAACCCCGACGACAAGCGCCTGCGCCTGACCTATGCACGCACCCTGGTCGAGCAGGACCGCATCGATGACGCCAAAGCCGAGTTCGAAAGCCTGCTGCAGCAGTACCCCGAAGACGACGAGGTGCGCTATTCGCTGGCCCTGGTGTGCATGGAAACCAAGCACTGGGACGAAGCCGAGGGCTACCTGCAGGAAATGGTCGAGCGCGACAGCAATGCCGACGCCGCCCACTTCAACCTCGGCCGCATCCGCGAGGAGCGCGGCCTGCCGGCTTCAGCCCTGCGTGAATACGCCCTGGTCGGTGCCGGCCCGGACTACCTGCCGGCGCAGCTGCGCCAGGCCGACATTCTCATCGCCAACGGCCGCAGCGCCGAGGCCTCGCGCCTGCTTGCCGAAGCCCGCGAAGCGCAGCCCGACTACGCCATCCAGCTGTACCTGATCGAAGCCGAGAGCCTGGGCAACAACGCCAAGGAGGCCCAGGCCGACCAGGTGCTGCAACAGGCGATCAAGCGCTACCCCGACGACCTCAACCTGCTCTACACCCGTGCCATGCTCGCCGAAAAACGCGACGACCTGCCGGAAATGGAGAAGGACCTGCGCGCGATCATCGCCCGCGAGCCGGAAAACGCCATGGCCCTGAACGCCCTGGGCTACACCCTGGCCGACCGCACCACGCGCTACGCCGAAGCCAAGGCACTGATCGACAAGGCCCACCAGCTGACCCCGGACGACCCGGCCGTGCTCGACAGCCTGGGCTGGGTCAACTACCGCATGGGCAAGCTCGATGAAGCCGAGCGCCTGTTGCGCCAGGCCTTCGAGCGCTTCCCCGACCATGAAGTGGCCGCCCACCTGGGCGAAGTGCTGTGGGCCAACGGCAAGCGCCGCGAAGCCCGCCAGTTCTGGGCCAAGGGCTTCGAAGCCCAGCCCGACAGCCCCATCCTGCGCAAGACCTTGCTGCGCCTGACCGGATCCGAGAGCCTGTAA
- a CDS encoding ribose-phosphate pyrophosphokinase yields MSKMMVFTGNANPDLARRVVRQLHIPLGDVSVGKFSDGEISAEINENVRGKDVFIIQPTCAPTNDNLMELVVMADAFRRSSASRITAVIPYFGYARQDRRPRSARVAISAKVVADMLTVVGIDRVLTVDLHADQIQGFFDIPVDNIYGSPVLVDDIEDQRFENLMIVSPDIGGVVRARAVAKSLGVDLGIIDKRREKANHSEVMHIIGDVEGRTCILVDDMVDTAGTLCHAAKALKEHGAAKVYAYCTHPVLSGRAIENIEKSVLDELVVTNTVPLSAAAQACDRIRQLDIAPVVAEAMRRISNEESISAMFR; encoded by the coding sequence GTGTCCAAGATGATGGTCTTCACGGGGAATGCCAACCCCGATCTGGCTCGGCGTGTCGTACGTCAGCTGCATATTCCACTGGGTGATGTGTCTGTCGGTAAATTCTCCGACGGCGAGATCAGTGCTGAAATCAACGAAAACGTTCGCGGTAAAGACGTCTTCATCATTCAGCCGACCTGTGCCCCAACCAACGACAACCTGATGGAACTGGTAGTGATGGCCGACGCCTTCCGCCGCTCCTCAGCGTCGCGAATCACCGCCGTGATTCCTTACTTCGGATACGCCCGCCAGGACCGCCGTCCGCGTTCGGCACGTGTAGCCATCAGCGCCAAAGTCGTCGCTGACATGCTCACTGTCGTGGGTATCGACCGTGTTCTCACCGTCGACCTGCACGCTGACCAGATCCAGGGCTTCTTCGATATCCCCGTCGACAACATCTACGGCTCGCCCGTACTGGTCGACGACATCGAAGACCAGCGTTTCGAGAACCTGATGATCGTCTCCCCGGACATCGGTGGTGTGGTGCGTGCCCGCGCCGTCGCCAAGTCCCTGGGCGTCGACCTGGGTATCATCGACAAACGCCGCGAAAAGGCCAATCACTCCGAAGTGATGCACATTATCGGTGATGTCGAAGGTCGCACCTGCATCCTGGTCGACGACATGGTCGACACCGCCGGCACCCTGTGCCACGCGGCCAAGGCCCTGAAAGAACACGGCGCTGCCAAGGTTTACGCCTACTGCACGCACCCTGTCCTGTCGGGCCGCGCAATCGAGAACATCGAGAAGTCGGTACTGGACGAGCTGGTGGTGACCAACACCGTTCCGCTGTCCGCCGCTGCTCAAGCCTGTGACCGTATCCGTCAGCTGGATATCGCACCGGTTGTGGCTGAAGCGATGCGTCGCATCAGCAATGAAGAATCGATCAGCGCGATGTTCCGCTAA
- the lolB gene encoding lipoprotein insertase outer membrane protein LolB, translated as MLLRHCITFTLIALLAGCAGFGSKEAVRGQGNPQQWREHKQQLSTLDGWQINGKVGIRAPRDSGSGTLFWLQRQDYYDIRLAGPLGRGAARLTGRPGGVTLEVANQGRYQAENPEALLEEQLGWRLPVSHLVWWVRGLPAPDSKSQLTLDGDSRLAALTQDGWQVEYLSYTEQNGYWLPERLKLHGENIDVTLVVKDWQPRQLGH; from the coding sequence ATGCTGCTGCGCCATTGCATTACCTTCACCCTCATCGCCCTGCTGGCCGGCTGCGCCGGTTTCGGCAGCAAAGAAGCCGTACGCGGCCAGGGCAACCCGCAACAGTGGCGCGAGCACAAGCAGCAGCTGAGCACCCTCGACGGCTGGCAGATCAACGGCAAGGTCGGTATCCGCGCCCCGCGTGACTCGGGCAGCGGCACGCTGTTCTGGCTACAGCGCCAGGACTACTACGACATCCGCCTGGCCGGCCCGCTGGGCCGCGGCGCCGCACGCCTGACCGGGCGCCCCGGCGGCGTCACGCTGGAGGTGGCCAACCAGGGCCGCTATCAAGCCGAAAACCCTGAAGCGCTGCTGGAAGAACAGCTCGGTTGGCGCCTGCCGGTGTCACACCTGGTGTGGTGGGTGCGCGGCCTGCCGGCCCCCGACAGCAAAAGCCAACTGACCCTGGACGGCGACAGCCGCCTGGCCGCCCTGACCCAGGACGGCTGGCAGGTCGAATACCTCAGCTATACCGAGCAGAACGGCTACTGGCTGCCCGAGCGCCTGAAGCTGCACGGCGAGAACATCGACGTGACGCTGGTAGTGAAGGACTGGCAACCGCGCCAGCTGGGGCACTGA
- the ispE gene encoding 4-(cytidine 5'-diphospho)-2-C-methyl-D-erythritol kinase: MEQLLLPAPAKLNLWLHITGRRPDGYHELETVFQFLDHADELGFALRGDGQIRLNTEIDGVPHDSNLIVRAARLLQQQTGTALGADIWLHKVLPMGGGIGGGSSDAATTLLGLAHLWQLDWSEDRLAALGLTLGADVPVFVRGHAAFAQGVGEQLTPVAPQEPWYVVLVPQVSVSTAEIFSHPELTRDSLPLKMRPVPEGNSRNDCQPVVEQRYPEVRNALNSLGKYTEARMTGTGSCVFGAFPSKAEADRVLALLSETQTGFVAKGSNVSMLHRKLQSLLKKSSA, encoded by the coding sequence ATGGAACAGCTGCTGCTCCCGGCCCCGGCCAAGCTCAACCTGTGGCTGCACATCACCGGCCGGCGCCCGGACGGTTACCACGAGCTGGAAACCGTGTTCCAGTTTCTCGACCACGCTGACGAACTGGGTTTTGCCCTGCGTGGCGACGGCCAGATACGCCTGAACACCGAGATCGACGGCGTGCCCCACGACAGCAACCTGATCGTGCGCGCCGCGCGCCTGCTGCAGCAGCAGACCGGCACAGCGCTTGGCGCCGACATCTGGCTGCACAAGGTGCTGCCCATGGGTGGCGGCATCGGCGGCGGCAGCTCCGACGCCGCCACCACCCTGCTGGGCCTGGCCCACCTGTGGCAACTGGATTGGAGTGAAGACCGCCTGGCCGCACTGGGCCTGACCCTAGGCGCCGACGTGCCGGTGTTCGTGCGTGGCCACGCGGCGTTTGCCCAGGGCGTGGGCGAGCAACTGACCCCGGTCGCCCCCCAAGAACCCTGGTATGTCGTACTGGTGCCGCAAGTGTCTGTCAGCACAGCGGAAATTTTTTCGCATCCAGAGTTGACACGTGATTCCCTCCCCCTTAAGATGCGCCCCGTTCCCGAGGGAAACAGTCGAAATGACTGCCAACCGGTGGTAGAGCAGCGTTATCCAGAAGTTCGCAATGCGTTGAATTCACTGGGTAAATACACCGAAGCTCGAATGACCGGCACTGGAAGTTGTGTTTTTGGGGCCTTCCCAAGCAAAGCCGAAGCTGATAGAGTTCTGGCCCTTCTTTCAGAGACCCAAACAGGGTTTGTGGCGAAAGGAAGCAACGTTTCGATGTTGCATCGCAAGCTGCAGAGCCTGCTCAAGAAGTCGAGCGCATAA
- a CDS encoding 50S ribosomal protein L25/general stress protein Ctc: MTDFILNAQARTDLGKGASRRLRHSANIPAVVYGGDKEAQSLTIVAKEIAKLFENEAAFSHVIELNVDGAKQNVVVKAMQRHPAKGFIMHADFVRVVAGQKLTAKVPVHFVGEEAPVKKGGEISHVVSEIEVSCEAKDLPEFIEVDLANAEVGTIIHLSDLKAPKGVEFVALAHGDDKAVANVHAPRVAADAAEGAAE, encoded by the coding sequence ATGACTGACTTCATCCTGAACGCCCAAGCGCGTACTGACCTGGGGAAAGGTGCGAGCCGCCGCCTGCGTCACTCCGCCAACATCCCTGCCGTTGTTTACGGTGGCGATAAAGAAGCCCAATCCCTGACCATCGTGGCCAAGGAAATCGCCAAGCTGTTCGAAAACGAAGCTGCCTTCAGCCACGTTATCGAACTGAACGTCGATGGCGCCAAGCAAAACGTCGTGGTCAAGGCCATGCAGCGTCACCCGGCCAAAGGCTTCATCATGCACGCCGACTTCGTTCGCGTCGTTGCTGGCCAGAAACTGACCGCCAAGGTACCGGTTCACTTCGTCGGCGAAGAAGCCCCGGTCAAGAAAGGCGGCGAAATCTCGCACGTCGTTTCCGAGATCGAAGTTTCCTGCGAAGCCAAAGACCTGCCTGAGTTCATCGAAGTCGACCTGGCCAACGCCGAAGTCGGCACCATCATCCACCTGTCGGACCTGAAAGCTCCGAAAGGCGTAGAGTTCGTCGCTCTGGCCCACGGTGATGACAAAGCTGTTGCCAACGTCCACGCCCCGCGCGTAGCCGCTGACGCTGCTGAAGGCGCTGCCGAGTAA
- a CDS encoding YaiO family outer membrane beta-barrel protein, translating into MKKVPRLTFVALLIGSASVQAADSWVTAELSHTHYSGDFGERDILWAEYGHRFGVNTVVLKAFGGSREYEKGASFNDAGLSGTFYRHWSDKLSTRTHLAFSKDDPVFATRQYDQEFSYKAFENTLVSVGAKHTKYAGGVESNAWYASTAYYFDRIMLRYRYTHSNLSGIDNSHGHLITVKLKDRQGAGSTQLWFGQGTSVHEYDWSPVVQKGDHKSIALNRVQPVTQSTTLNVGLAQEWFDTPTSDYKALTGKLGVTYRW; encoded by the coding sequence ATGAAAAAAGTACCACGTCTTACTTTTGTCGCTCTCCTGATCGGGTCTGCTTCGGTTCAGGCAGCGGACAGTTGGGTGACGGCAGAACTGTCACATACCCATTATTCGGGGGATTTCGGCGAGCGCGATATTCTGTGGGCCGAGTACGGGCACCGGTTTGGCGTCAATACCGTGGTGTTGAAGGCATTTGGCGGCTCCCGGGAATATGAGAAGGGTGCTTCCTTCAATGATGCCGGCTTGTCGGGGACCTTTTATCGTCACTGGAGCGATAAGCTCTCGACACGGACCCACCTGGCTTTCTCGAAAGATGATCCCGTGTTCGCCACGCGGCAATACGATCAGGAATTCTCATACAAGGCATTCGAAAATACGTTGGTCTCCGTAGGCGCCAAGCATACCAAGTATGCGGGTGGGGTTGAGTCCAACGCTTGGTATGCCTCTACTGCCTACTACTTCGATCGGATCATGCTGCGCTACCGCTATACGCATTCCAACCTGTCGGGAATCGATAACAGCCATGGTCATCTGATCACGGTCAAACTCAAGGACCGTCAGGGGGCAGGCTCTACTCAACTTTGGTTCGGGCAAGGAACGTCGGTACATGAATATGACTGGTCGCCTGTCGTGCAGAAAGGCGATCACAAATCCATCGCATTGAACCGGGTTCAGCCTGTTACCCAGAGCACTACGTTGAATGTTGGGCTGGCGCAGGAGTGGTTCGACACCCCGACTAGCGACTATAAAGCCCTGACCGGCAAGCTGGGGGTCACCTACCGCTGGTGA
- a CDS encoding Rieske 2Fe-2S domain-containing protein, producing the protein MNTAVIACQDITWNPITRSSTFAPHDREILTQHWHPVAFSAEVGDTPYAVTLLDEPIVLYRAGGKLNAARDICSHRGAPLSKGWVQGENIICPYHGLHFGTDGRCTRIPSEPNANLTERHRIQMYRAREEFGLVWVLMAGDDAPFAQMPTWHDSSYQRILPPSIDIAASAGRQVEGFIDVAHFAWIHHEAFAERDNPVVPSYRAEVTPYGVHAEYTSTVSNFPKSLQHRAPEGFEWKRTFDVYAPFTARLAVNFPEPAHQLVILNAASPISARKTRMFCAITRNFDHHLPLDDVYAFNRQVFEEDRDIVELCRPEDLPLDLSLEIHIPADRSSTAYRRALSALGLGRAFTS; encoded by the coding sequence ATGAACACCGCCGTCATCGCCTGCCAGGACATCACCTGGAACCCCATCACCCGCTCCAGCACCTTCGCCCCCCACGACCGCGAAATCCTCACCCAGCACTGGCACCCCGTGGCCTTCAGCGCCGAAGTGGGCGACACGCCCTACGCCGTCACCCTGCTCGACGAACCCATCGTGCTGTACCGCGCCGGCGGCAAGCTCAACGCCGCCCGCGACATCTGCAGCCACCGCGGCGCGCCGCTGAGCAAAGGCTGGGTGCAGGGCGAGAACATCATCTGCCCCTACCACGGCCTGCACTTCGGCACCGATGGCCGCTGCACGCGCATCCCCTCCGAACCCAACGCCAACCTGACCGAACGCCACCGCATCCAGATGTACCGCGCCCGCGAAGAGTTCGGCCTGGTATGGGTGCTGATGGCCGGCGACGACGCGCCCTTTGCGCAGATGCCCACCTGGCACGACAGCAGCTACCAGCGCATCCTGCCGCCGTCGATCGACATCGCCGCCTCCGCCGGGCGCCAGGTCGAAGGCTTCATCGACGTCGCCCACTTCGCCTGGATTCACCACGAAGCCTTTGCCGAGCGCGACAACCCGGTGGTGCCCAGCTACCGCGCTGAAGTGACGCCGTACGGTGTGCATGCCGAGTACACCAGCACCGTCAGCAACTTCCCCAAGAGCCTGCAGCACCGCGCGCCGGAGGGCTTCGAATGGAAGCGCACCTTCGACGTGTACGCGCCCTTCACCGCGCGCCTGGCGGTCAACTTCCCCGAGCCCGCGCACCAGCTGGTGATCCTCAACGCCGCCAGCCCGATCTCGGCGCGCAAGACCCGCATGTTCTGCGCCATCACCCGCAACTTCGACCACCACCTGCCGCTGGACGACGTGTACGCCTTCAACCGCCAGGTGTTCGAAGAGGACCGCGACATCGTCGAACTGTGCCGCCCCGAAGACCTGCCGCTGGACCTGTCGCTGGAAATTCACATCCCCGCCGACCGCTCCTCAACTGCCTACCGCCGCGCCCTCAGTGCCCTTGGCCTGGGCCGGGCGTTCACCAGCTGA
- the pth gene encoding aminoacyl-tRNA hydrolase, whose translation MTAIQLIVGLGNPGPEYEQTRHNAGALFVERIASAQRVSLTADKKYFGLTAKFSHQGNDVRLLIPTTYMNRSGQAVAALANFFRIKPDAILVAHDELDLPPGVAKLKKGGGHGGHNGLRDIIAQLGNQNDFHRLRLGIGHPGDARLVSNFVLGRAPRAEQEKLDASIDFALGVLPDVLTGDFAKAMRELHSQKA comes from the coding sequence GTGACCGCCATCCAGTTGATCGTTGGCCTGGGTAACCCCGGCCCCGAATACGAACAGACCCGGCATAACGCAGGGGCTCTTTTCGTTGAACGCATTGCCAGTGCCCAGCGCGTATCGCTGACTGCTGACAAAAAGTATTTCGGCCTGACGGCTAAATTCAGCCATCAGGGCAACGATGTTCGTCTGTTGATCCCCACCACCTACATGAACCGCAGCGGCCAGGCCGTGGCGGCATTGGCGAATTTCTTCCGGATCAAACCGGACGCCATTCTGGTGGCCCACGACGAACTCGACCTGCCTCCTGGCGTCGCCAAGCTCAAGAAGGGCGGCGGCCACGGCGGGCATAACGGCCTGCGCGACATCATCGCGCAGCTCGGCAACCAGAACGACTTCCACCGCCTGCGGCTTGGCATTGGCCACCCGGGCGACGCCAGGCTGGTCTCCAACTTCGTCCTGGGCCGCGCGCCGCGCGCCGAGCAGGAGAAGCTCGACGCCAGCATCGATTTTGCCCTCGGCGTGCTGCCGGACGTGCTCACTGGCGACTTCGCCAAAGCGATGCGCGAGCTGCACAGCCAGAAGGCCTGA
- the ychF gene encoding redox-regulated ATPase YchF: MGFNCGIVGLPNVGKSTLFNALTKSGIAAENFPFCTIEPNSGIVPMPDARLAALAEIVKPNRILPTTMEFVDIAGLVAGASKGEGLGNKFLANIRETDAIAHVVRCFEDENVIHVSNSVDPKRDIEIIDLELIFADLDSCEKQLQKVARNAKGGDKEALAQKAILEKLIPHFTEGKPARSLMKNMADDEKALIRGFHLLTSKPVMYIANVAEDGFDNNPHLDVVKAIAEEEGAVVVPVCNKIEAEIAELDDGEEKDMFLEALGLEEPGLNRVIRAGYELLNLQTYFTAGVQEVRAWTVRVGATAPQAAGVIHTDFEKGFIRAEVVAYDDFIQFKGESGAKEAGKWRLEGKDYIVKDGDVMHFRFNV; this comes from the coding sequence ATGGGTTTCAATTGCGGCATCGTCGGCCTGCCCAACGTCGGCAAGTCCACCCTGTTCAACGCCCTGACCAAGTCCGGCATCGCGGCGGAGAACTTCCCCTTCTGCACCATCGAGCCGAACAGCGGCATCGTGCCGATGCCCGACGCACGCCTGGCGGCACTGGCCGAGATCGTCAAACCGAACCGCATCCTGCCGACCACCATGGAGTTCGTCGACATTGCAGGCCTGGTGGCCGGCGCGTCGAAAGGTGAAGGCCTGGGCAACAAGTTCCTCGCCAACATCCGCGAGACCGATGCCATCGCCCACGTGGTGCGCTGCTTCGAAGACGAGAACGTGATCCACGTTTCCAACAGCGTCGACCCCAAGCGCGACATCGAGATCATCGACCTCGAACTGATCTTCGCCGACCTCGACAGCTGCGAAAAGCAACTGCAGAAGGTTGCCCGCAACGCCAAGGGTGGCGACAAGGAAGCCCTGGCGCAAAAGGCCATTCTCGAGAAGCTGATCCCGCACTTCACCGAAGGCAAGCCGGCGCGCAGCCTGATGAAGAACATGGCTGATGACGAGAAGGCGCTGATCCGCGGCTTCCACCTGCTGACCAGCAAGCCGGTGATGTACATCGCCAACGTGGCCGAAGACGGCTTCGACAACAACCCGCACCTGGACGTGGTCAAGGCCATCGCCGAAGAAGAAGGCGCGGTGGTGGTACCGGTGTGCAACAAGATCGAAGCCGAAATCGCCGAGCTGGACGACGGCGAAGAGAAGGACATGTTCCTCGAGGCCCTGGGCCTGGAAGAGCCTGGCCTGAACCGCGTGATCCGCGCCGGCTACGAGCTGCTCAACCTGCAGACCTACTTCACCGCAGGCGTGCAGGAAGTTCGCGCCTGGACCGTACGCGTAGGTGCCACCGCACCACAGGCCGCCGGCGTGATCCACACCGACTTCGAAAAAGGCTTCATCCGCGCCGAAGTGGTCGCCTATGACGACTTCATCCAGTTCAAGGGTGAGAGCGGTGCCAAGGAAGCCGGCAAATGGCGCCTGGAAGGCAAGGACTACATCGTCAAGGACGGTGACGTGATGCACTTCCGCTTTAACGTCTAA
- a CDS encoding glycosyltransferase has protein sequence MEFFFFAMCLVVVIYFVFHLRRKPSERLHSIDVIIPAFNEAPCLEQSVRNLLLNPYVQRVICVNDGSTDGTADVLVRLLADCGDRLVVVHQPNTGKGGALMNGLKHVTAAQVFLTDADTYVAPDSNGLGYLLAEIERGADAVGGIPSSNLRGAGLLPNIRATVKFPMIAIKRTFQQLLGGAPFIISGACGMFKTEVLRTHGFSDRTKVEDLDLTWTLVANGYKVRQVNRCVVYPQECSRPGEEWKRWRRWIVGYAVCMRLHRRLLLTRFGVMSILPMMLVVLYGVVSYSIVWSASVITHGAMYGVALALFPLLWMLVVSMLGLISAIHHRRFWLIPLAPLSIIYVLLSYSIWIIHGIKGLLTGREPVRDKPTRYSHVVG, from the coding sequence GTGGAATTCTTTTTTTTTGCGATGTGCCTGGTGGTGGTAATTTACTTTGTATTTCACCTACGGCGAAAACCCAGCGAACGTTTACATTCGATCGATGTGATAATTCCCGCGTTCAATGAAGCACCCTGCCTGGAACAGTCAGTCCGTAACTTATTGCTCAACCCCTATGTCCAGCGTGTGATCTGTGTCAATGATGGCTCCACCGATGGGACTGCCGATGTGCTGGTCCGCTTGTTGGCTGATTGCGGCGATCGCTTGGTAGTGGTTCATCAGCCCAACACCGGAAAGGGCGGGGCGTTGATGAATGGCTTGAAACATGTGACGGCTGCGCAGGTGTTTCTCACGGACGCCGATACCTATGTCGCCCCTGACAGCAACGGGTTGGGTTATCTGCTGGCTGAAATCGAGAGAGGGGCGGATGCCGTCGGTGGAATCCCCTCTTCCAATTTGCGGGGCGCGGGATTGTTACCCAATATCCGGGCAACAGTGAAGTTTCCGATGATTGCCATCAAACGGACATTCCAACAGTTGCTCGGCGGCGCACCCTTCATCATCTCTGGCGCATGCGGCATGTTCAAGACCGAGGTGCTGCGCACGCATGGCTTCTCGGACCGTACCAAAGTGGAGGACCTGGACCTGACCTGGACCCTGGTCGCGAACGGCTACAAGGTGCGTCAGGTCAATCGCTGTGTGGTGTATCCACAAGAGTGCAGCCGACCTGGGGAGGAGTGGAAGCGGTGGCGACGCTGGATTGTCGGCTATGCGGTTTGTATGCGCTTGCATCGGCGCCTGTTGCTCACACGATTTGGCGTGATGAGCATCCTGCCGATGATGCTGGTCGTGCTTTACGGTGTCGTAAGTTATTCAATTGTCTGGAGCGCTTCGGTGATAACGCATGGTGCGATGTATGGAGTAGCACTGGCGCTGTTCCCTTTGCTGTGGATGCTGGTTGTTTCAATGTTGGGCTTGATCAGTGCTATCCATCATCGGCGGTTCTGGCTGATACCGTTGGCGCCGCTTTCGATCATCTATGTTTTGTTGTCTTACAGTATATGGATCATTCACGGTATTAAGGGACTGTTGACCGGGCGAGAGCCTGTGCGTGATAAGCCGACGCGGTATTCGCATGTGGTGGGTTGA
- a CDS encoding PIG-L deacetylase family protein, with protein MLGVRSVLAIGAHPDDLELGCGATLAKLVAAGVRVRALVLSEGFHGAERGLHDRCTETRSALHILGVTDVVQARLPDTSLPKVMSNIIAIIEAQCADFKPDRVYTMFEHDRHQDHRAVYEASIVACRGISQILSYETPSAWPNFMPVVFEPVEDFMALKVSALQCHASQAHRPYMREQQVRCNAQFRGHQVGLGPSEGFVPYKFVL; from the coding sequence ATGTTGGGTGTTAGGAGTGTTCTTGCGATAGGTGCACACCCGGACGACCTCGAACTCGGTTGTGGTGCAACCTTGGCCAAGTTGGTTGCCGCCGGTGTGCGTGTACGGGCGCTGGTACTTTCGGAGGGATTTCACGGGGCCGAAAGAGGTTTACATGACCGTTGTACTGAAACCCGTTCGGCGTTGCATATTCTGGGTGTGACGGATGTCGTGCAGGCCCGCCTGCCGGACACGTCATTACCCAAAGTCATGTCAAACATCATTGCGATCATCGAAGCGCAATGCGCGGACTTCAAGCCGGACCGCGTCTACACAATGTTCGAACATGATCGCCATCAGGATCACCGTGCCGTGTATGAGGCCAGCATCGTGGCTTGCCGCGGTATATCGCAAATATTGAGTTATGAAACCCCGAGCGCCTGGCCAAACTTCATGCCGGTGGTTTTCGAACCTGTCGAAGATTTTATGGCGCTCAAGGTCTCTGCGCTGCAATGCCATGCCAGTCAGGCGCACCGCCCTTACATGCGTGAACAGCAAGTGAGGTGTAATGCCCAATTTCGTGGTCATCAAGTAGGCCTTGGGCCGAGCGAGGGATTTGTCCCTTACAAGTTTGTCTTATGA